Within the Populus trichocarpa isolate Nisqually-1 chromosome 14, P.trichocarpa_v4.1, whole genome shotgun sequence genome, the region TGGCTTTGTTTGGCTTAGCAATTGTGATATCTCCATGCTAACTTTTGCTCTTTTTCTTAGAAGCTGTCTAAGATCTTAGTGCATAAATTATGAGCTCTTTTAGATTGCTTTGTCACTCtaaatacatttgttttttgcAGTAATTCTTGTTAAATACTTATGCAATAATTTCTTGGCCAACTACCCAGACAAAACTTCATTTACACGATGAAATTTGGCCCACGGGTAACCTACCTAGTCTTTAATGGTTAGCAGTAACTTGTGTCTCAGAAATCTGGGCTGCCTATTAATTATTTCTGCCATGGAAGGATTTTTTGCGTCTAGGAATGGTAAAAGTACTTGCTCTCCATAAAGGTGAACATGAGAGGCATGTTTTCAATTGAGAACGGAAATGGAGAAGTCgaatataattataaacattcatatatattgcttttttatattttatattttatatttatttcttacaaaattgaatttttaaaataaatttattgttgaatttatattttaattatatatatttaactatatatgaGAAATATGTAAAATTGAAGATTTATatggatttaatatttatcttttaattagatatttattaAAGATACTGCAGATATTCTACCATTATATCATTgtctaatataatttatttgttaccTAGATTAGAtatgattgtgtttttattattagtatataaTCTTAACAAAAATCATGGGAGAAGTTATGTgcaagattatttttcattgctGCATAATTTCTCTGCTATATATACATGTTTGCAGCCGAAGAATGAATCAAGAATTCTGTTTTCGCAAATAGCTAtatctcaaaaaatttaatggtATTAGAGCATTGGTCTCTAAATTCTTAAACTGTAGGCAGAATCAATTGTGCTAACATAGAAGATCACTTGAAGGATGTCATTGATATTTGCTCAAAGATCTCCATACTAGCAAATTGTTCTGATGATACAAACACCTCTCAAAGATTAAGCTATGTGTTATTGAATGAATTCAATTATCTTTCTTGGTCAAAGGTTGTCATTATTTCTCTTGGTGGAAGATCTAAGTTGGGATTTATAAATGGTTCTACCATTTCCCTAGAAGTTAATGATCGAGAATATGAAGCATGGTTGTCCAAAGACCAACTGGTTGTGTCCTAAATTCTCAACTCCGTGGAGAGGAACCTTGCTGAGAATTTTAGTTTCTTATAATCATCATTGGACCTATGGGATGCCATTCGTgacatgtatgaaaaaaaaaaaaactctaccaTAATTTTCTAGATTCATCGCGAGGTTGCCAACCTCACTAGGAAGGAAAACCTTGTGTTCAGCTATTGGGAAGCTTTAAAAGCTTGTGGAATGAATTGGAAAAGTATCGCCCTCACACTATAGATGCTACCACATTATGGAAAAGAATTGAGGAGGATAAAATTTTTCAATTGTTGACAAGTCTCAGCCTAGATTTTGAAGACCTACGAAGCCACATTCTGATGAATCCAGAATTGTCATCCTTGAAATTAGTTTGCGCTACCATTTAACGTGAAGAAATACGCAGAAAAGTAATGACACGTGAAGTTGGGGCATCTAATACTTGTGCTTATCAAACCAAATTGATGTTCCAGAACATGAATTTTAGATTCTCTGATCATGGTCAGTACAGACCACTATCTAATTCTAAATCCTACAAAGGAAAACATATTGATTTGAAGTGTCAATACTGTCACAATCTTGGTCATAATGCAGATTGTTGTTGGCTTCTTCATCCCAAAATTTACAAAGGATATGAGAAGATAGCCAAAACATGCAAATAATCATAAGTTATATCTTGCAAATAACGATGCAAATTCTACCGAGAGCTTCTCTGTCAATTATGCAACTTTGATATCtgattttgtaaattatttgcAAGACAAACATGGCCAAGAAAAGTCATATGATGAATTAACAAGTCAAGGCCAGAAGCAACTAACTGCTCTTCTcagatattttattgattttttagcaGAAACAAGCCCAAAAATAGCCAAGGTAATTTGATTGCTTTCATGACTACATTAGAACTTGTAAATTTACATGATCTTTGGATAATTGATTATGGTGCCACCGATCACAtgtcaaacaaattaaataacattCATGACTTTAAGTCATTTGTCCATCCCACGTTTGTGTCTGTAGTTGATGGGAAAAGTGCTTATGTTAATGGGAAGGGAAAAATCAACCTACTCTGTAATAAGATAGTGTCAGATGTTCTTTTTGTACCATCATTTCCATTTCAGTTGCTTTTTATCAGTAAGATTGCATCTACTCTAAATTATGAAGTTCCAAAGTTATGTTTCAGGATCTTGTCTCCAAGGAGATGATTGGCGAAGGATTTTTCCTACATGGTATCTATTATATCTCTCATAAATCTTAAGTCTCCAGGGATTTTCAAGCAACAGCTAATCCTTCACATGAGCTCCTCTTATGGCATCATTGTCTAGCTCACCCTTCAGAGTTGttcttagtaaaataaaatcgGTTCAAATACATGAACAAGACTTCCTTTTACTTCTTCAGTGTCAAAAACCACTCATGCATTTGAACTTGTTCATTCAAATTTATGAGGACCCTTCTATACTTccattgatggttttaaatattttgttatatttattgatgatttctttAAAGTTACTTGGGTGTATTTGCTGAAAGCTAAGCATGacgtatttgattattttaaggatttttatttattagctaTTAATCAGTTTTTAGCTCACATTAAAATCTTTTGATCTGACAATGGCACCGAATATATGTCCAAAGACATGTCAAAATGTTTATGTTCTAATGGAATTATGTATCAGACTAATTGTATTGGCACACCTCAACAAAACAGGAAATCTGAACGCAAAAATCATGATCTGCTTAAAAAGAGTGTGCCATCATGCTTCAAATGAATGTTCCCAAAGGTTTTTGGTCATATGGAGTCCTTACAACTACTTATCTTTTAAATCGCTTACCCAGTCGAGTGctggattttaaattttctcttgAAGTTTTGCAGGATAAAATTCCAGATGTATCTCATATTAAAGTATTTGGCTGCACTTGTTTTATGCACTTACCAGCTACACATCGTGACAAGCTGGATCTTAGAGCTATTAAGTGCATATTTTTGGATTACTCCACAACTTAAAAAGGATGCAAATGTTATAACCCCTTGTTGAAGAAATTATATGTTTTCAGGGATGTTTGATTTCTTGAAGACACCATATTTTGCTGCAGGAAATCGGGGGAGACCTTATCCGATTTCTTTCCTTTGCCTAGTATTGAAAATACTAACCAACTTCCATCTGTTATCCCTAGTTTTGATCCTGCTCTTCTCATTCCTAACCAACAGACTCAGTTTCACATTGCATCTGATCCTAGAAATATTGTTACTGGCCGACAAAATCAGCTTCAGATTGCATCTGTTTTTAGTGATGTTGTTGTTCCTATCCCTGATTCTAGCAATCCCCAACCTGATAATACCAACATACACGAATTGCCATGTTCTCTTAATGTTCTGCCAGCTACTATAAGAGTTTCTCTTCAAACACGTCAACCGTTATCTCGAATATAAGATTATGTCAACTACAATGTGAAGTATCCTATTTCCAGGTTCATGTCTTATCATCGACTTTCTCGAGCACATAATGCATTTCTTACTTCTATATCAAATGTTCATGAACCAAAGACATTCACAGAAGCTCAATCATAAAAAGTATGGCAGCAAGCcatgaatgaaaaattgaaagctCTTACTGAAAATCACACATGAAGTATAATACCACTACTTATTGGAAAACGGGTTATAGGCTGTCATTGGATATTTAAGACAAAATTTAAGTCAAATGGGCAAATTGATCGGCACAAAGCTCATCTCGTGGCTCAAGGTTTCACTTAGAAATTTGGTATTGACTACAAAGAGACATTTGCTCCCGTGGCTAAGATGACTATTGTCAGAGTTCTTCTATCTGTTGCTATCAACCAGGGGTTGTTTCTCTGCCAAATGGATGTAAGAAATGCATTCTGACATGGAGATCTTGAAGAAGAAGTGTTCCTGAAACTTCCTCTCGAACATCCTCAGAATGGAAGCTCTACACTAGTTTGCAAACTTCACAAATCTATATATGGACTAAAGCAAAGTTCTCGAGCCTGGCATGCTAAATTAAGTGTTGCTCCTGAAGATTTTGGTTCTACAAGAAGCACTACAAACTCTTCCTTGTTTATTCAGCTTGATTCCACTCATAAACTAGTTGTGTTAATATATGTGGATGATCTCATTATAACAGGGAGTAATGGTGATTCCATAACTCAGCTTAAAAGATCTCTTCAAcaacaattttcaattaaaaaccttGGCTCCTTGAAGTATTTTCTAGGCATTGAAATGGCAACCTCCCGTAAAGGATTTTTCCTTAATCAGTGTAAGTACATTATTGATCTGTTGAAGGATGTCGATATGTTGCATACTAAGCCTGTTGCAAACCCTTTAAACAACAAACTAACATTGGACTCTTCAAGTGAACCTCTTGCTTCCTACACTCACTAACAGAAGATTATTGGTAAACTAATTTACTTAACAATCACTCGACCGAATATTACATTTTCTGTTAACCTTGGCAGTGGATAAATGCATGCTCTAATGGTTCAGCATCTTGGTATGGTAAAACGTATCTTACGGTATCTGAAAGAGACCATTAGCCGTGGCATTGTTATGACTCACAATGGTCATAATAACATCATGGGCTACACTGATTATGACTGGGCATGAAATTCTTTTGATCGTCGATCTACCACTGGATATTGTATGTTTGTTGATGGGAATTTGATGTCTtggaaaagcaagaaaaatccaTCATAGCTCGCTCATGTGCTAAAGTAGAGTATCGTGTTATTTCCTCTGCTGCTTGTGAACTGATATGGCTTAAACACCTTCTTGCATATTTTGGATTTCTTGGTGTTACtataatgatattgttttgtgATAATCAAGCTGTTATACATATTGCGTCCAACTTGGTGTTTCATGAACACACCAAGCACATCGAAgtagattattattatatacGTCAGCAAGTTCAAGCAAAACTTATCCAACCTCAATATGTACGTTCTCATGATAAACTAGTTGATGTGATCACCAAAGCTTTGCTTTCTACTCAATTTCACCGGTTATTGAGCAAGTTAGGATCCACCAATCCGCTTGATCCAGCTTGAGGGGGAGTATTGAAAATACTATAGATATTCTACCATTATGTCATTGGCTAATATAACTTATGTTTTACCTAGTTCAGAtatgattgtgtttttattattagtatataaTTTTAGCAATAATCTTAAGAGAAATTATATGTAAGAATGTCTTTCGTTGCTGCATAATTTCcttgctatatatatacatgtgtaTAGTTGAAGAATGAATCAAGAATTCTATTATGCAAATAGCTCTGTGTCAAAATTCTTCAAtattgcttttttatattttatattttatcatatatttatttcttacaaaattaaaattttaaaataaatttattattgaatttatatatatatatttaactatGTATGAGAAATATgtaaaattcaagatttatatggatttgatatttattttttaattagttattaactATCAAatgatatatacacacactattTTTCAGGAATTTCCAAACCCACAACCCAAAAATGATTAATATGACATGGAGACGTGAAAGTATAACTGCCCCCATTGCTATTCctatttgtttaatattaatataattctttttaagaaaaaatcatttagagGAGGCTTTATTTggataataaaaacttaaaaaataattttctttgataaagAATCATATTATATAGGctttagaagtaaaaaaaaaagaaataataaattctttctATTCCTGAAAACGTCATGAGcccattgatataaaaattgtttaataaCAACTACCAATTAATTTTCCGGTTAAATCTCATCTTAAAATCCAAGTAAAAGTCATGATTGACACAAAggattcatttaaattttaccaGCAAAGTTTGGATTGAATCTAATTTCTTGTATTGaggttttgatttattgatgtTCCATTTAAAGTCTCAATTAAGAATAgattaatggattttttttttaatttctgatttagatttgatcaaataaatacCTTACTGATCTGGCCGGTTGATCCAGTGAACCAGAAATAATTAGGTTAAAAACTCGATTGTAACctgttgattattttattttattttatttttaccaaaacgatgttattttaatttaaaaaatatgattgatcCGGGTGATCCAGGCAAAACTTGTGACCCGAATCTTAAACCGGGTTGATTAACAGGCTGGATTTCAAAACTCTgtatatacaaaacaaagaatatttaaattagaGAGATCGttaagaaataaagataaaataaaactaaatcgttatttctattttttttttcttcttccaaaatAAGATTAGTAAAAGTGTGAATCCCTCGTAATGCCtattttaattctataattattaACTACCATAATCTCTTAGCTTGACCTTATTTTCAACATTAATTGGATATATCAAATATTCTATTTGATGCCTCCAATCCACGTCCACCTTCTCTTTCGATTCCCAGTAAgttcttctctcctttttcctCCGCTCAACTCCGCAATTTTTTCGAttgcattaattttttgaacagcatggttttttttttttttaattaaggtaATTGGAACAGGAAAGAATTAATGATGGCATGTTTTAATGACTGTATCAGTGGATTTGGACAAGGGTGTCGTTGACACTTCTACTTGTTGtgtcgaagaagaagaaactgttGGAGATGGAATTGCAGAACCGGATGTTGGTATGGAATTTGAATCTGAAGATGCTGCCAGGAGATTCTACACAGAGTATGCCAGACGGGTAGGATTTGCTGTGCGTGTTATGCAACGTCGACGTTCGGGGATTGATGGAAGAACTCTTGCTCGTCGTCTTGGATGTAACAAACAGGGTTTTTCTCCTAATCACAGGACTGATGTTGGCCCGGACAAGAAGCCTAGGCCCGGTGCACGAGATGGTTGCAAAGCTACAATCTTGGTTAAAATGGAAAAGTCTGGAAAATGGGTGGTTACTAGATTTGAAAAGGATCATAATCATCCTTTAGTTGTCACCACCTCTGGATTCAGTTCATCAGTTAGTATCTCAACTCTCAACTCCTTGCTTCTTTGTTTGTTCATAGAATTAGAATCTATTCAACAATCATTTTCACCAGCCgggctaggttttttttttttaatctttctggggaaatatattttgtgtatttctctttctctctcggtGCCAAATGCCAATGCATGATTACTTGGTGTCATTACCTTTTGTTATACGTATTTAGAACAGGTTTAGTTGTTTCCCCAACTCTTAGGTGGGTGAAGCAGCCCAAAGTTTTCCACCAATGTTGCCTTTCTGAAACTACAATCGCCAGTATTAGTGGTATGTATATTCTGCAGTATAAAACCTGGGATGGGTTTCGCTGTGCTgacatcttttgtttttctctcgcATATGAATTTAGCTCCTCATCAAAATCTTAAAGTGGGAGGGAATTTCTGTGGCTTATATATATGGTGATGATTAGCCTGGTCAAATAGGCGTTTCCTGATTTGCATTTATCTAGCTTTCTCAATGCTTAAAGAAACCGGACAACTACATGCATGTGTAAAAAGACTGTTTCTTTGTGAATCAATCAAGTGCTATTTCAAAGATTGCAATAGTTCTTGAATAGAGAAGGGTGGCTTTTTTTTCAACACTTTCAACCGGTGTATGTGGCCTTAGGCTTACCATATCTCAGCAAGCATGACAGGATGTTCTACTTATGGTCCTTGCTCGGATATGCATGACACCATGTCATCATATCACATTTTACTCTTAGCCCTGCCATTAACTACATCTAAACCTCTTGTTTGCTGTTCTTACATCACGTTAATTACCAGTCACGTTGTTGAATGTGGCTCTTAATTGGACTGCTCCTATTACCTTTCTTGGGCGTTTCCGCAGCTGTATGCATTTATTGTATGCTCTgtgttttaattgaattaaataattgCATCAGGATAAACAGTTTGCAGAGTTTTAACCATTTTTTCTGTATGAGTACGATATTTGCTGGCATGTCTCCAATGGCATCCATATTTGCAATATGGCTGGACGGACAGTCCAGTGAACCTTTTTCTGGTGGCTCCTTGAGTTATGCAGAATCAGCAGGCACAAAACATCTATGCAATCTAGCTTCACATATTTACTGTGATTTGATTTAGTTACCTTAGCAAATTGTTTGCTTTTTTGAGCATGTAGGGTGGCAAGGATAAGAAAATTGAAGAGCTTACTCAAGAGTTAGAGCATCAGGAGCAATTATGTGCAACTTATCGTGAAAAATTACTCAGTTTTATGAACAACGTTGTGGAGGAAGCAGAAGAACTGGCTTCAAAAATTCAAGTTATTGTGGACAGTGTCAGGAAAGTTGAATCGGAAGTGCAAAAGTTTTCCCGTCATGGATAGCCTTGGCATTTAACGTAAGTATTTACTTTTGGTCATGAAAGCTTTTGATCGTTCTTAGTGTcttataatcattttattttgctcAAGATGTTTTAGGATTCGATTTGGTAACATTATTCATTAAATGCAaagtaaaatatatgttttctatGGTCCTGaagtctaaaaaaatatttttttacctgcTTATACGGTCAGATAATGTACTACTTTCTGATATATACTTGCTGCAATGCGTCTCAGGTTCACCAACACAGGAACTATCTGCCGATACACTGCAGACAAACACGTCAGGCATATGTTAATGAGCTTGTAACTCAACTAACATCCATTTCCCTCTCTTCCAAGAGGTCTCAGGTTTTAGTCTCTCTTTCGCAACAAGTGAGGCTTACACAGGCCAACTGCAATTTCAGATGAAACGGCATGCCACTCAAGTTTTGTTTATCATTGTCTatgtttctttcctttattcataatgttcaggAACAAGTTTGCTTCTTCCTTTCAGTCCATAAAGGGCATTGGTCAAAGCTGGACATTCATCTAATGAGCTGCGAATATGCTTTGGATGAAtgacagggaaaaaaaataatcttttggCATTGCCTTGGCACTGCACAAGAACTGAAAACCCTTTAGAAGCATAAAAGTAAGCAATTTACGAAATTGAAGTTGGAATACTGTAGTAAGACGGAAAGGCAGTGTCTTGCTggcattaatttttaatgttgtgACAGTTCCAGATTGCAAGTTGGTTGGATGATATTCTTCACTGTCAAgtaacaggaaaaaaattaatttaaggtaATGGAAGTGATATTgaaatatttccttttctttttggatggGGTGGGCCAAGGCCAGTGAAATTAAAACTGAAGGTGATATCGGGCCCAATAAGCCGAGCCCagtaaataataaagaaaaaagggaaacacTCTGCAGTCGGGACTCGGGTTGTTAGTAAAAACATTTTACTATTTATGATGGTTATAGTTATAAGAGGTTCGACGATGCCCAACGTGGATTTGCCAAGTATATTCACGAATAAGCAGGTTactctagttttatttttaaaagaaaaaatttaaatgatattgttttgaataattttttaaaaaaatctcgtTTAAATCGggattaattagataataaattgACTAAATTTAAATCATCTAAATTTAAACgaaatactttttaaaacaatttaaaagaaacTCATTGAACTAGCAAGATTTAATAATAGGTTTATCGAgacctttatttttatcttttaaaagaacctttttaaaaactctttttattttttcaaacaaaaaaaaaagagaaatttctAGATGAAATAATCAGGTTAGATTGTAATAATAGATTGTGTTACTCTAGaggaaatgaaataattttattttgctttcataTATAGTTGATGGATGGATAAATGACTAGCTTGTCTAAATTTTTAGAGTCCAATGAACAATATTTGTAATCAAACGAAACAGAGgtgttttcaagataaaaattatgatgaacATTATGAGCTAGCAGATGATGAGCTCTCAGCTCTcagaaaatattgaattatgtcTGGATAAGGTTGACAAGATTATAGAACAGTCTAGTAAAACTTTACCTTGTATAATAACCCTACATTGGCATAGAATTCAAAGTCAAGAGAAAATGATGCATGATTGATGAATCTAAATTTAACAGatctaaaaacttttaaaattcccataaaaccttaaaaaatccaaaaacatccCCATGGGCTTAGGATGCCATGCCCGAACCCAAATACTACCAAGGTGCATGGGCTCGAGCATGGAAGCCTGAGCCCATACTAGGCGTACGCCTGAGCTCGGACATGGAAACCCAAGCCCACCATTTTGGCGTACGCCCAGCATGCTGGGCATGACATGTCTGGCCTTACTAGGCATGCTGCCCCCTTGGTAGTAGGCTTGACATGCCCAATTGATGTTGGGCGTGATGCCCAGCACCA harbors:
- the LOC7463373 gene encoding protein FAR1-RELATED SEQUENCE 5 isoform X1 — encoded protein: MTVSVDLDKGVVDTSTCCVEEEETVGDGIAEPDVGMEFESEDAARRFYTEYARRVGFAVRVMQRRRSGIDGRTLARRLGCNKQGFSPNHRTDVGPDKKPRPGARDGCKATILVKMEKSGKWVVTRFEKDHNHPLVVTTSGFSSSGGKDKKIEELTQELEHQEQLCATYREKLLSFMNNVVEEAEELASKIQVIVDSVRKVESEVQKFSRHG
- the LOC7463373 gene encoding protein FAR1-RELATED SEQUENCE 5 isoform X2, with translation MDLDKGVVDTSTCCVEEEETVGDGIAEPDVGMEFESEDAARRFYTEYARRVGFAVRVMQRRRSGIDGRTLARRLGCNKQGFSPNHRTDVGPDKKPRPGARDGCKATILVKMEKSGKWVVTRFEKDHNHPLVVTTSGFSSSGGKDKKIEELTQELEHQEQLCATYREKLLSFMNNVVEEAEELASKIQVIVDSVRKVESEVQKFSRHG